The following coding sequences lie in one Anguilla rostrata isolate EN2019 chromosome 8, ASM1855537v3, whole genome shotgun sequence genomic window:
- the LOC135260922 gene encoding translocon-associated protein subunit alpha-like isoform X2 — translation MMKILHKLLLLLLLAFPATILMKGPLVAAQDATEDEEAADEVTAEDEDDEAEVEDDENTELTEEKEEEEEEASSGDVKASPHADTTILFVKGDDFPANDIVKFLVGFSNKGSEEFVVESLDASFRYPQDFQFYIQNFTALQLGTVVPPQRQATFEYSFIPAEPMGGRPFGLVINLNYKDNSGNVFQDAVFNQTVTIIEREDGLDGETIFLYVFLSGLGLLVVVGLHQLLESRKRRRPAPKVEMGTTSHNDVDMSWIPQETLNQINKASPKRSPRKRAQKRSAGSDE, via the exons ATGATGAAAATACTTCACAAATTacttttgctgttgttgctggCTTTCCCGGCAACGATTCTTATGAAAG GTCCTTTAGTGGCAGCACAAGATGCAACTGAGGATGAGGAGGCAGCAGATGAGGTTACTGCagaagatgaagatgatgagGCTGAAGTTGAGGATGATGAGAACACTGAGTTG ACggaggagaaagaagaggaagaggaggaagccTCGTCAGGGGATGTGAAGGCTTCCCCCCACGCTGACACCACTATCCTTTTTGTCAAGGGAGATG ACTTTCCCGCCAACGACATCGTCAAGTTCTTGGTGGGCTTCAGCAACAAGGGCAGCGAGGAGTTTGTGGTGGAGTCCCTGGACGCCTCTTTCCGCTACCCCCAGGACTTCCAGTTCTACATCCAGAACTTCACGGCCCTCCAGCTGGGTACCGTGGTGCCGCCCCAGCGCCAGGCCACCTTCGAGTACTCCTTCATCCCCGCCGAGCCCATGGGCGGGCGCCCCTTTGGCCTGGTCATCAACCTCAACTACAAGGACAACAGC GGCAATGTGTTCCAGGACGCTGTGTTCAACCAGACCGTGACCATCATCGAAAGAGAGGATGGCCTGGATGGTGAAAC GATCTTCCTGTATGTTTTCCTGTCTGGTCTGGGTCTGTTGGTGGTGGTTGGGCTGCACCAACTGCTAGAGTCTAGGAAG AGAAGGAGACCTGCCCCTAAAGTGGAGATGGGAACAACCAGCCACAACGACGTGGACATGAGCTGGATCCCCCAGGAAACCCTCAACCAGATCA ACAAAGCCTCCCCAAAACGGTCACCCCGCAAGAGAGCCCAGAAAAGGTCTGCCGGCTCGGACGAGTGA
- the LOC135260922 gene encoding translocon-associated protein subunit alpha-like isoform X1, whose translation MMKILHKLLLLLLLAFPATILMKGPLVAAQDATEDEEAADEVTAEDEDDEAEVEDDENTELTEEKEEEEEEASSGDVKASPHADTTILFVKGDDFPANDIVKFLVGFSNKGSEEFVVESLDASFRYPQDFQFYIQNFTALQLGTVVPPQRQATFEYSFIPAEPMGGRPFGLVINLNYKDNSGNVFQDAVFNQTVTIIEREDGLDGETIFLYVFLSGLGLLVVVGLHQLLESRKRRRPAPKVEMGTTSHNDVDMSWIPQETLNQIMLSRRDKASPKRSPRKRAQKRSAGSDE comes from the exons ATGATGAAAATACTTCACAAATTacttttgctgttgttgctggCTTTCCCGGCAACGATTCTTATGAAAG GTCCTTTAGTGGCAGCACAAGATGCAACTGAGGATGAGGAGGCAGCAGATGAGGTTACTGCagaagatgaagatgatgagGCTGAAGTTGAGGATGATGAGAACACTGAGTTG ACggaggagaaagaagaggaagaggaggaagccTCGTCAGGGGATGTGAAGGCTTCCCCCCACGCTGACACCACTATCCTTTTTGTCAAGGGAGATG ACTTTCCCGCCAACGACATCGTCAAGTTCTTGGTGGGCTTCAGCAACAAGGGCAGCGAGGAGTTTGTGGTGGAGTCCCTGGACGCCTCTTTCCGCTACCCCCAGGACTTCCAGTTCTACATCCAGAACTTCACGGCCCTCCAGCTGGGTACCGTGGTGCCGCCCCAGCGCCAGGCCACCTTCGAGTACTCCTTCATCCCCGCCGAGCCCATGGGCGGGCGCCCCTTTGGCCTGGTCATCAACCTCAACTACAAGGACAACAGC GGCAATGTGTTCCAGGACGCTGTGTTCAACCAGACCGTGACCATCATCGAAAGAGAGGATGGCCTGGATGGTGAAAC GATCTTCCTGTATGTTTTCCTGTCTGGTCTGGGTCTGTTGGTGGTGGTTGGGCTGCACCAACTGCTAGAGTCTAGGAAG AGAAGGAGACCTGCCCCTAAAGTGGAGATGGGAACAACCAGCCACAACGACGTGGACATGAGCTGGATCCCCCAGGAAACCCTCAACCAGATCA TGCTGAGCAGACGAG ACAAAGCCTCCCCAAAACGGTCACCCCGCAAGAGAGCCCAGAAAAGGTCTGCCGGCTCGGACGAGTGA
- the riok1 gene encoding serine/threonine-protein kinase RIO1 translates to MSDAQVVPGQFDDADESESEESSCDLPTGEIPALQVELSGVNLNAQAEDQREEEEDEDEVDDDDDDDDEWDWSQNGRDLTKRYTALRTGLNQQANKQNPSSKSAKMSTPTDKALRKFEHKINLDKLNYADSVINKVTEMQRQREADTYRVKDKSDRATVEQVLDPRTRMILFKMLSRGVFSEINGCISTGKEANVYHATTAGGENRAIKIYKTSILQFKDRDKYVSGEFRFRHGYCKGNPRKMVRTWAEKEMRNLIRLQTAQIPSPEPIMLRSHVLVMSFIGKNDTPAPLLKNAMLSESKARELYLQVLQNMRRMYQEARLVHADLSEFNMLYHNGDAYIIDVSQSVEHDHPHALEFLRKDCSNVNDFFVKYNVAVMTVRELFEFVTDPSITGDNIDQYLEKAMEIASDRTAEERSNQDKVDEEVFKNAYIPRTLTDVTHYERDVDDMMKMKEEDTLFAAQNDNILYQTVTGLKKDLSGVQTVPALLEDCDEEESSGSEEEGSEGSETDEECPNKDGEEASQIDKKERKKLAKDAQREKRKNKVPKHVKKRKEKVAKMKKGR, encoded by the exons ATGTCTGACGCACAGGTTGTACCTGGCCAGTTTGACGACGCAGATGAATCTGAAAG CGAGGAGTCCAGCTGTGACCTACCGACTGGAGAAATACCGGCGCTACAGGTGGAACTGAGCGGAGTGAACCTAAATGCACAAGCTGAGGAccaaagagaggaagaggaagatgaagatgaggtggatgatgatgatgatgacgacgacgagTGGGATTGGAGTCAGAATGGGAGAGATTTGACCAAGCGCTACACAGCCCTGAGAACAGGCCTTAATCAACAG gcaaataaacaaaatcccAGCAGCAAATCAGCGAAGATGTCTACCCCCACCGACAAGGCACTGAGGAAATTTGAGCATAAAATAAACCTTG ATAAACTGAACTATGCAGATTCTGTGATCAACAAAGTGACAGAGATGCAGAGGCAAAGGGAAGCAGACAC GTATCGAGTGAAAGACAAATCGGACAGGGCTACTGTGGAACAG GTTTTGGACCCGAGGACGCGTATGATTCTGTTTAAGATGTTGAGCAGGGGAGTGTTCTCAGAAATCAACGGCTGCATCAGCACAGGCAAGGAG GCAAATGTTTACCATGCAACCACCGCTGGGGGAGAGAACAGGGCAATTAAAATCTACAAGACCTCTATTCTGCAGTTCAAGGATCGGGACAAGTACGTCAGCGGGGAGTTCAG GTTTCGTCACGGCTACTGCAAAGGGAACCCCAGGAAAATGGTGCGGACCTGGGCCGAGAAGGAAATGAGGAACCTGATCAG GCTGCAGACCGCCCAGATCCCCAGTCCAGAACCAATAATGCTCCGCAGCCATGTCCTCGTCATGAGTTTCATCGGCAAGAACGACAC GCCggccccgctgctgaagaacgCGATGCTGTCGGAGTCCAAGGCCCGGGAGCTGTACCTGCAGGTCCTCCAGAACATGAGGAGGATGTACCAGGAGGCCCGGCTGGTTCACGCCGACCTCAGCGAGTTCAACATGCT GTACCACAACGGCGACGCCTACATCATCGACGTGTCTCAGTCTGTGGAGCACGACCATCCGCACGCGTTGGAGTTCCTGCGCAAGGACTGCTCTAACGTCAACG ACTTTTTCGTGAAATACAACGTCGCAGTAATGACGGTCCGGGAGCTGTTTGAGTTTGTTACTGACCCCTCCATCACTGGTGACAACATCGACCAGTACTTGGAAAAG gcaATGGAGATAGCTTCAGACAGGACAGCAGAAGAAAGGTCAAATCAGGACAAAGTGGATGAAGAG GTTTTCAAGAATGCCTACATCCCTCGCACGCTGACAGACGTAACGCACTACGAGCGCGACGTGGACGACATGATGAAGATGAAAGAGGAGGATACTTTGTTCGCCGCGCAGAACGACAAC ATCCTGTACCAGACAGTCACAGGACTAAAGAAGGACTTATCTGGTGTGCAAACG GTGCCGGCTCTGTTGGAGGACTGTGATGAGGAGGAGAGTTCGGGTTCTGAGGAAGAGGGAAGTGAGGGGTCTGAAACCGACGAGGAGTGCCCTAACAAGGATGGCGAGGAGGCGTCACAGATTGACAAGAAG gaaagaaagaaattggCAAAAGACGCccaaagagagaagaggaagaacaaGGTGCCAAAACATGTGAAGAAGCGGAAAGAGAAAGTGGCTAAAATGAAGAAAGGAAGATAG